One region of Fibrobacter sp. UWH6 genomic DNA includes:
- the trmB gene encoding tRNA (guanosine(46)-N7)-methyltransferase TrmB yields the protein MEKEIMNEEAKNEVEEVVEGAAAAAEKEVVIPEFFRDLKEDENAKALWHYVFRTNGDRKPIATPDGLPHKLDFDWKDMFPTHNDHIEVEIGSGKGSFISDYAAKHPDYFIMGSEWDYTWAAFAQRKMDKAGVLNNASMLRGDVFYFLRDCVKDNTVDAFHMYFPDPWPKERHHKNRLLRPDFLEQVARVMKPGKRIFYWGTDHKEYNEVALEVFDNFPGCKVLVRNEAEPTEGIMTGFEKKYRKEGRPIYRSIIEFEK from the coding sequence ATGGAAAAAGAAATTATGAACGAAGAAGCAAAAAACGAAGTTGAAGAAGTGGTTGAAGGCGCCGCCGCAGCCGCAGAAAAGGAAGTGGTCATTCCGGAATTTTTCCGCGACCTGAAGGAAGACGAAAACGCCAAGGCCCTTTGGCACTATGTATTCCGCACCAACGGTGACCGCAAGCCCATTGCAACCCCCGACGGACTCCCCCACAAGCTGGACTTTGACTGGAAGGACATGTTCCCCACCCACAACGACCACATCGAAGTGGAAATCGGTTCCGGCAAGGGCAGCTTTATTTCGGACTATGCCGCCAAGCACCCAGACTATTTCATTATGGGTAGCGAATGGGATTACACCTGGGCCGCATTCGCCCAGCGCAAGATGGACAAGGCAGGCGTTCTGAACAACGCCAGCATGCTCCGCGGCGACGTATTCTATTTCCTCCGCGATTGCGTCAAGGACAATACCGTAGACGCCTTCCACATGTACTTCCCGGATCCGTGGCCCAAGGAACGCCACCACAAGAACCGCCTGCTCCGCCCCGACTTCCTGGAACAGGTGGCCCGCGTGATGAAGCCCGGCAAGCGTATTTTCTACTGGGGCACCGACCACAAGGAATACAACGAAGTGGCTCTTGAAGTGTTCGACAACTTCCCCGGCTGCAAGGTGCTGGTCCGCAACGAAGCTGAGCCTACCGAAGGTATCATGACCGGCTTCGAAAAGAAGTACCGCAAGGAAGGCCGCCCCATTTACCGCTCCATCATCGAGTTCGAGAAGTAA
- a CDS encoding MBL fold metallo-hydrolase, with the protein MAAENKYIHNALKQVHVEIPTTSVSGFSISGLATYLQMPELDFCVDLGECPLSATSINHVFLTHAHGDHARCLMRHHSLRKMMGVERDSVYYIPENIAERAKDWIRAEALFEGVAENKFRLPTIVPVAPNELQFLEYRKDLALEAFEVKHSIPAMGGTVYHYKKKLKEEFLQKTPAELIALRENKVEITREVYEPLVSFMGDCLGESLLDNYRVFQSKILITECTFLSPEDEAMSVKKGHSHINHIVHALKEMGDSVKCEKIILSHFSMKYSDKYIRDVIAKAIPEEFKDKIVVLL; encoded by the coding sequence ATGGCTGCAGAAAATAAATACATCCATAATGCCCTGAAGCAAGTTCATGTAGAAATACCGACCACTTCTGTGTCGGGTTTCTCTATTTCGGGGCTGGCCACCTACTTGCAGATGCCCGAACTGGATTTCTGCGTTGATTTGGGCGAATGCCCCCTGTCGGCCACCTCCATCAATCATGTATTTCTGACTCACGCCCATGGCGACCATGCTCGCTGCCTGATGCGTCATCACAGCCTGCGCAAGATGATGGGTGTAGAACGGGATAGCGTCTATTACATTCCCGAAAACATCGCGGAACGGGCCAAGGACTGGATCCGTGCCGAAGCCCTGTTCGAAGGGGTCGCCGAAAACAAGTTCCGTCTGCCCACCATTGTCCCCGTGGCCCCAAACGAATTGCAGTTCCTGGAGTACCGTAAGGACCTGGCCCTGGAAGCCTTTGAAGTAAAGCATTCCATACCGGCTATGGGCGGCACCGTATACCATTACAAAAAAAAGTTGAAGGAAGAATTCCTGCAGAAAACCCCTGCCGAGCTGATCGCCCTCCGCGAAAACAAGGTGGAAATCACCCGCGAAGTTTACGAGCCCCTGGTCAGCTTCATGGGAGACTGCCTGGGAGAAAGCCTGCTGGACAACTACCGCGTTTTCCAGTCCAAGATTTTGATTACGGAATGCACATTCCTTTCGCCAGAAGATGAGGCCATGAGTGTAAAGAAAGGACACAGCCACATCAACCACATTGTACACGCCCTCAAGGAAATGGGCGACAGTGTCAAGTGCGAAAAGATCATCCTGAGCCATTTCTCCATGAAGTACTCCGACAAGTACATCCGCGATGTAATAGCCAAGGCTATTCCCGAAGAATTCAAGGATAAAATTGTGGTTCTGCTATAA
- a CDS encoding exodeoxyribonuclease III gives MNIYSWNVNGLRSAAKKGFADWFSSTKPDVLCLQEVRAEEDQIDEAIAHPEGYFAYWNACKRKKGYSGVGVLSQIEPDRVNYGFDIEEFDDEGRVLQLVFPDWVLNCIYFPNGGSGDDRLDYKLRFYDAFLENSKRWLDDGKHVVTVGDYNTCHKEIDIARPKENADVSGFLPIERAWMDKYVENGFVDSFRKLHPETKDVYSWWSNRFGARARNVGWRIDYAFVDAALVPNIVSAEIHTDVKGSDHCPISIELEPPFAPLPIKKNEG, from the coding sequence ATGAACATATACAGTTGGAACGTCAATGGCTTGAGATCTGCTGCCAAGAAAGGCTTTGCCGATTGGTTTAGCTCTACAAAGCCGGATGTCCTCTGCCTGCAGGAAGTGCGCGCAGAAGAAGATCAGATTGACGAAGCTATTGCACATCCCGAGGGCTATTTTGCCTACTGGAACGCCTGTAAGCGCAAGAAAGGCTACAGCGGGGTGGGTGTCTTGTCTCAGATTGAACCTGATCGCGTGAATTACGGCTTCGATATCGAAGAATTTGACGACGAAGGCCGTGTTTTGCAGTTGGTCTTCCCGGACTGGGTGCTGAACTGCATCTATTTCCCCAATGGTGGCTCCGGCGACGACCGCCTCGACTACAAGCTCCGCTTCTACGATGCCTTCCTTGAAAACAGCAAGCGCTGGTTGGACGATGGCAAGCATGTGGTGACCGTTGGCGACTACAATACCTGCCACAAGGAAATCGATATTGCACGTCCCAAGGAAAACGCCGATGTCAGCGGCTTCCTGCCCATTGAACGCGCCTGGATGGATAAGTATGTGGAAAACGGCTTTGTGGATAGCTTCCGCAAGCTGCACCCCGAAACCAAGGACGTCTATTCCTGGTGGAGCAACCGTTTTGGCGCCCGTGCCCGTAACGTGGGCTGGCGTATTGACTATGCCTTTGTAGATGCCGCCCTGGTTCCTAACATTGTCAGCGCCGAAATCCACACCGACGTAAAGGGTTCAGACCATTGCCCCATCAGCATCGAGCTGGAACCGCCCTTTGCCCCTCTTCCGATCAAGAAGAACGAAGGCTAG
- a CDS encoding spermidine/putrescine ABC transporter substrate-binding protein, with the protein MAGCRGDQNKNQDPNKVTVMIYSEYFDPSMLTDFQMKTGYKLHLELYEAQEEMISKIQTSGNSQYDVIIASDVVIPQLIRLGFIGKIDTNQVFNRRNIAEQFLNPPYDTTDEYSVPYLWGTTGILYRDTTLSPSKVSYNTLLDEKRNKGSFSLLDESRSMLSMALMAKGYDANSTDPEQIKAAAEYIKGITKSKNFLGFDGSVSGKNKVLSRLNWAAVVFNGEAMAAMTEDPTLQFAIPIEGSFMWVDAMLLSSKAPNPEGAYAFMNYILDTKTGAKLAKYINYATPNKSSLNIIDSVFKKNNVVNPTRGDISRLVFLKDVGEAVEFYDQAWEYIKRR; encoded by the coding sequence ATGGCTGGCTGCAGAGGCGATCAGAACAAGAACCAAGACCCAAACAAAGTAACTGTAATGATTTACAGCGAATACTTTGACCCGTCCATGCTGACAGACTTCCAGATGAAGACCGGCTACAAACTCCACCTGGAACTTTACGAAGCCCAGGAAGAGATGATCAGCAAGATACAGACCTCCGGCAACAGTCAATATGACGTCATCATCGCCAGCGACGTGGTAATTCCGCAGCTGATCCGCCTGGGATTCATCGGAAAAATTGATACGAACCAGGTGTTCAACCGAAGAAATATTGCAGAACAGTTCCTCAACCCGCCTTATGACACCACCGACGAATATTCCGTGCCTTACCTGTGGGGTACAACGGGAATCCTTTACCGCGACACAACCCTAAGCCCTTCTAAGGTCAGCTACAACACACTTTTGGATGAAAAAAGGAACAAAGGGTCCTTTAGCCTCCTTGACGAAAGCCGTTCCATGCTCAGCATGGCCCTTATGGCCAAGGGGTATGACGCAAACTCCACCGATCCCGAACAGATCAAAGCAGCCGCAGAGTACATCAAGGGCATTACCAAATCGAAGAACTTCCTAGGGTTTGACGGCTCTGTCAGCGGTAAAAACAAGGTCCTTTCTCGGCTAAACTGGGCCGCAGTGGTCTTTAACGGAGAAGCCATGGCCGCCATGACAGAAGATCCGACCTTACAGTTCGCCATTCCAATCGAGGGTTCCTTCATGTGGGTAGACGCCATGCTCCTGAGCAGCAAGGCCCCGAACCCTGAGGGAGCCTATGCCTTCATGAATTACATTCTCGACACCAAGACCGGGGCTAAATTGGCCAAATACATCAATTACGCCACCCCCAACAAGTCCTCATTGAACATCATCGACAGCGTTTTCAAGAAAAACAATGTAGTCAACCCCACCAGGGGCGACATTTCCCGACTGGTGTTCCTGAAAGATGTGGGCGAAGCCGTAGAATTCTACGATCAGGCCTGGGAATACATCAAACGAAGATAA